In Ovis aries strain OAR_USU_Benz2616 breed Rambouillet chromosome 17, ARS-UI_Ramb_v3.0, whole genome shotgun sequence, the following proteins share a genomic window:
- the TSSK1B gene encoding testis-specific serine/threonine-protein kinase 1, which translates to MDDAAVLKRRGYIMGINLGEGSYAKVKSAYSERLKFNVAVKIIDRRRAPTDFLEKFLPREIEILAMLNHRSIIKTYEIFETSDGKVYIVMELGVQGDLLEFIKTRGALQEDDARKKFHQLSSAVKYCHDLDVVHRDLKCENLLLDKDFNIKLSDFGFSKRCLRDDSGRLTLSKTFCGSAAYAAPEVLQGIPYQPKVYDIWSLGVILYIMVCGSMPYDDSNIKKMLRVQKEHRVNFPRSKHLTGECKDLIYRMLQPDVTRRLHIDEVLSHCWVQPKARGLSSAAVNKEGEGSRAAEPPWTPEPSSDKKSATKLEPREEARPEPRTEPSPEEETATVQVSQQSEAVGLPSEQPSKTEEGAPPQPSETHA; encoded by the coding sequence ATGGATGACGCTGCCGTCCTCAAGCGACGAGGCTACATCATGGGGATCAATTTGGGAGAGGGCTCCTATGCCAAGGTCAAGTCCGCCTACTCCGAGCGCCTCAAGTTCAACGTGGCGGTCAAGATCATCGACCGCAGGAGAGCCCCCACCGACTTCCTGGAGAAGTTCCTGCCCCGGGAGATCGAGATCCTGGCCATGCTCAACCACCGCTCCATCATCAAGACCTACGAGATCTTCGAGACGTCCGACGGCAAGGTCTACATCGTGATGGAGCTCGGCGTGCAGGGCGACCTCCTCGAGTTCATCAAGACCCGCGGGGCCCTGCAGGAGGACGATGCGCGCAAGAAGTTCCACCAGCTGTCCTCGGCCGTCAAGTACTGCCACGACCTGGACGTCGTCCACCGCGACCTCAAGTGCGAGAACCTCCTCCTCGACAAGGACTTCAACATCAAGCTGTCCGACTTCGGATTCTCCAAGCGCTGCCTGCGGGACGACAGTGGCCGGCTGACGCTGAGCAAGACCTTCTGCGGGTCGGCGGCGTACGCGGCCCCCGAGGTGCTGCAGGGCATCCCCTACCAGCCCAAGGTGTACGACATCTGGAGCCTGGGCGTGATCCTCTACATCATGGTCTGCGGCTCCATGCCGTACGACGACTCCAACATCAAGAAGATGCTGCGCGTCCAGAAGGAGCACCGCGTCAACTTCCCGCGCTCCAAGCACCTGACGGGCGAGTGCAAGGACCTCATCTACCGCATGCTGCAGCCGGACGTCACCCGGCGCCTGCACATCGACGAGGTCCTCAGCCACTGCTGGGTGCAGCCCAAGGCCCGGGGCCTGTCCTCCGCAGCCGTCAACAAGGAGGGCGAGGGCTCCCGGGCCGCCGAGCCCCCGTGGACCCCCGAACCCAGCTCCGACAAGAAGTCCGCCACCAAGCTGGAGCCCCGGGAAGAGGCACGGCCGGAGCCCCGGACTGAGCCCAGCCCCGAGGAGGAGACTGCGACGGTGCAGGTGTCCCAGCAGTCAGAGGCCGTGGGTCTGCCCAGCGAGCAACCCAGCAAGACCGAGGAGGGGGCGCCCCCGCAGCCTTCAGAGACACATGCCTAG